A DNA window from Hypomesus transpacificus isolate Combined female chromosome 24, fHypTra1, whole genome shotgun sequence contains the following coding sequences:
- the LOC124486495 gene encoding arrestin domain-containing protein 3-like isoform X2, giving the protein MFGGNIWLAIVAVIWKVEGRNGRDSITGRITVDLSKQIKIESVIFKSKGKTNVCWTEYYGQYSQFTYHAKEKYYSIEHTIQRGGTDDEAARLILVTMTIKQFQLDYDTVNSRGTFSAGDALSGRVTVKVSKVTKVQCFWIKIKGKAEVMWSDQDGQSPVLHCNKKRYFCFEQIILQERGGDGSEIIAPGKHVYPFTFQIPKTNMPSSFKGKWGQITYSLKAKLTRTIWMVYKVKKEFTFVSKSDLPITILGLKEPQRGTKMSFLPFGIVTMNVISEKMGFIQGEAFEVQVEVHNSSTRTVTPKIYLDEKQTFLAETKGNVHTNEIQLGACDPVPASSSLAVSRVLTIPSHLHPTVFNCSLIKVEYRLKVILDAPLAKNQEIVLPLVLFLNESKTPEAPKKKSRWSR; this is encoded by the exons ATGTTTGGAGGGAACATTTGGTTAGCAATAGTAGCAGTAATCTGGAAAGTGGAAGGAAGAAATGGCAGAGATAGTATTACTGGGAGGATCACAGTGGACCTATCAAAACAAATTAAGATTGAGTCTGTCATCTTCAAATCTAAAGGAAAGACCAATGTCTGCTGGACTGAATATTATGGGCAATACAGTCAATTTACATACCACGCCAAGGAGAAATACTACAGCATTGAGCACACTATACAAAGAGGAGGAACCGATGATG AAGCAGCTCGTCTGATCCTGGTCACCATGACAATCAAACAGTTCCAGTTGGACTACGACACAGTGAACAGCCGAGGCACCTTCTCCGCTGGCGACGCACTCTCCGGACGGGTCACCGTGAAAGTTTCCAAAGTAACCAAAGTGCAGTGTTTTTGGATTAAGATCAAGGGCAAGGCTGAGGTCATGTGGTCTGATCAAGATGGCCAAAGTCCTGTTCTCCACTGCAACAAGAAGAGATATTTTTGTTTTGAGCAAATCATTTTGCAGGAAAGGGGTGGAGACG GCTCTGAGATCATAGCTCCTGGGAAACATGTTTACCCTTTCACCTTCCAGATTCCCAAAAC GAATATGCCCTCGTCCTTTAAGGGGAAATGGGGTCAAATCACATACAGTCTGAAAGCAAAGTTGACGCGGACTATTTGGATGGTGTACAAAGTCAAAAAAGAGTTTACCTTTGTCTCCAAATCAGACTTACCCATCACCATCCTAGGACTTAAG GAACCTCAGCGCGGAACAAAAATGTCTTTCCTTCCTTTTGGAATTGTCACAATGAATGTTATCTCTGAGAAAATGGGCTTCATTCAAG GTGAGGCGTTTGAAGTTCAGGTTGAGGTACACAACAGCTCAACGCGTACGGTCACCCCTAAAATCTACCTGGATGAAAAGCAGACCTTTCTAGCCGAGACCAAGGGCAACGTCCACACCAACGAGATCCAGTTAGGAGCGTGTGACCCtgtcccagcctcctccagcctcgctGTGTCCAGAGTCCTGAccatcccctctcacctccatcCCACCGTTTTCAACTGCTCCCTGATCAAGGTGGAGTACAGACTCAAG GTTATTCTTGATGCACCACTGGCCAAAAACCAGGAAATAGTACTACCATTGGTCCTTTTCCTAAATGAATCCAAAACACCAGAGGCACCTAAGAAGAAATCTAGATGGTCCAGATAA
- the LOC124486495 gene encoding arrestin domain-containing protein 3-like isoform X1: MFGGNIWLAIVAVIWKVEGRNGRDSITGRITVDLSKQIKIESVIFKSKGKTNVCWTEYYGQYSQFTYHAKEKYYSIEHTIQRGGTDDEAARLILVTMTIKQFQLDYDTVNSRGTFSAGDALSGRVTVKVSKVTKVQCFWIKIKGKAEVMWSDQDGQSPVLHCNKKRYFCFEQIILQERGGDGSEIIAPGKHVYPFTFQIPKTNMPSSFKGKWGQITYSLKAKLTRTIWMVYKVKKEFTFVSKSDLPITILGLKEPQRGTKMSFLPFGIVTMNVISEKMGFIQGEAFEVQVEVHNSSTRTVTPKIYLDEKQTFLAETKGNVHTNEIQLGACDPVPASSSLAVSRVLTIPSHLHPTVFNCSLIKVEYRLKELMLHTLMVILDAPLAKNQEIVLPLVLFLNESKTPEAPKKKSRWSR; this comes from the exons ATGTTTGGAGGGAACATTTGGTTAGCAATAGTAGCAGTAATCTGGAAAGTGGAAGGAAGAAATGGCAGAGATAGTATTACTGGGAGGATCACAGTGGACCTATCAAAACAAATTAAGATTGAGTCTGTCATCTTCAAATCTAAAGGAAAGACCAATGTCTGCTGGACTGAATATTATGGGCAATACAGTCAATTTACATACCACGCCAAGGAGAAATACTACAGCATTGAGCACACTATACAAAGAGGAGGAACCGATGATG AAGCAGCTCGTCTGATCCTGGTCACCATGACAATCAAACAGTTCCAGTTGGACTACGACACAGTGAACAGCCGAGGCACCTTCTCCGCTGGCGACGCACTCTCCGGACGGGTCACCGTGAAAGTTTCCAAAGTAACCAAAGTGCAGTGTTTTTGGATTAAGATCAAGGGCAAGGCTGAGGTCATGTGGTCTGATCAAGATGGCCAAAGTCCTGTTCTCCACTGCAACAAGAAGAGATATTTTTGTTTTGAGCAAATCATTTTGCAGGAAAGGGGTGGAGACG GCTCTGAGATCATAGCTCCTGGGAAACATGTTTACCCTTTCACCTTCCAGATTCCCAAAAC GAATATGCCCTCGTCCTTTAAGGGGAAATGGGGTCAAATCACATACAGTCTGAAAGCAAAGTTGACGCGGACTATTTGGATGGTGTACAAAGTCAAAAAAGAGTTTACCTTTGTCTCCAAATCAGACTTACCCATCACCATCCTAGGACTTAAG GAACCTCAGCGCGGAACAAAAATGTCTTTCCTTCCTTTTGGAATTGTCACAATGAATGTTATCTCTGAGAAAATGGGCTTCATTCAAG GTGAGGCGTTTGAAGTTCAGGTTGAGGTACACAACAGCTCAACGCGTACGGTCACCCCTAAAATCTACCTGGATGAAAAGCAGACCTTTCTAGCCGAGACCAAGGGCAACGTCCACACCAACGAGATCCAGTTAGGAGCGTGTGACCCtgtcccagcctcctccagcctcgctGTGTCCAGAGTCCTGAccatcccctctcacctccatcCCACCGTTTTCAACTGCTCCCTGATCAAGGTGGAGTACAGACTCAAG GAATTGATGCTGCATACTTTGATG GTTATTCTTGATGCACCACTGGCCAAAAACCAGGAAATAGTACTACCATTGGTCCTTTTCCTAAATGAATCCAAAACACCAGAGGCACCTAAGAAGAAATCTAGATGGTCCAGATAA
- the LOC124486539 gene encoding protein kish-A — MSAIFNFQSLLTVILLLICTCAYLRALAPSLLDKNKTGLLGIFWKCARIGERKSPWVACCCVVMAFSILFVQ, encoded by the exons ATG TCTGCCATTTTCAACTTCCAGAGTCTGCTGACGGTGATTCTGTTGCTCATCTGTACATGTGCTTACCTGAGAGCCCTAGCCCCAAGTTTGCTGGACAAAAACAAGACGGG GCTCCTGGGGATTTTCTGGAAGTGTGCCAGAATAG GTGAGCGGAAGAGCCCTTGGGTGGCCTGTTGCTGTGTCGTCATGGCGTTCAGCATCTTGTTTGTACAGTAG
- the LOC124486866 gene encoding piggyBac transposable element-derived protein 4-like produces the protein MAARKRRELFTILETSADTETTTVSDNEESPLNLSADVKWFEIPFRKPDSDEEEEEEVQDDGEGGIEAAAETADTASFIAEGGCNIILVTGNGIKHEEEEYAEDCFYSASNNCSDTTSNDSDIDFSDLEEEERTSFFSFDDDLDEDCTSPDFWGEPDQVISIEPFSAVSGPQHSLGDDADSRDYFRLLFPDSLFEHMVEQTNNYALYRQRRSGKSDPHWHPTDLREMKAYIGLNILMGINQLPDSGMYWASDIFIGNAGFKKTMTARRFEKLTQNLHLCDRESEPGRGERGYDALFKLRPLLDVVENTMWDAYTPNRCLTIDTCAIAVKGRFSPTQYMPSKPLKKGLKVWMLCDSRSGYCHRARIYVGKPSEEGAATALSHRVVTSLVRGLEGQNHHIFMDSFFTSVPLLQRLLRDGLYACGPTQPSRRGYPEVLRPRNVGKLAPGEFYQCQRGNLVATVTRDAKVLSCLSTNSAPGIVGISPGRQQRDGEGDSVDSAGGGEASYVAIPRPLPLLLYQENMRGVDLCDQLRECYQVGRPCKKWWRYFLWFYVNLCIVNAYVVLRESRGGAPPAGFNGKQFTQRHFRVRLAQQLIGDYQGARGMERAARKRHADSPIEYGHRLERMSERSRRCRNCTNKGLRHESVFGCKICNVHLCRGGCFSEFHK, from the coding sequence ATGGCGgcaagaaaaaggagagagcttTTTACTATTTTGGAAACTAGCGCGGACACAGAAACTACCACGGTCTCCGACAATGAGGAGTCTCCACTTAATCTATCAGCCGATGTGAAGTGGTTTGAAATTCCTTTCAGAAAGCCAGActcggacgaggaggaggaagaagaagtacAGGACGACGGCGAGGGGGGGATTGAAGCCGCGGCGGAGACTGCAGACACGGCCAGTTTCATCGCAGAAGGCGGCTGTAATATTATTCTGGTCACTGGTAATGGAATCAAgcacgaggaggaggagtacgCAGAGGACTGTTTTTATTCTGCCTCCAACAACTGCTCTGACACCACGTCAAACGACTCGGATATtgatttttctgatttggaggaggaggagcgcacGAGTTTTTTCAGCTTTGATGATGACTTGGATGAGGACTGCACTTCTCCCGACTTCTGGGGAGAGCCCGACCAGGTGATTTCAATAGAGCCATTCTCCGCTGTCAGTGGCCCTCAGCATTCGCTTGGGGATGATGCTGATAGCCGTGACTATTTCCGGTTACTCTTCCCAGATTCACTCTTTGAACACATGGtagaacaaacaaacaattacGCCCTCTATCGGCAAAGGAGGAGTGGGAAATCAGATCCTCACTGGCACCCCACTGACCTTAGGGAGATGAAAGCTTACATAGGTCTCAACATCCTCATGGGAATCAACCAGCTTCCTGACTCTGGCATGTACTGGGCCAGCGACATCTTCATCGGCAACGCCGGCTTCAAAAAGACAATGACAGCCAGGCGCTTCGAGAAGCTTACCCAGAACCTGCACCTCTGCGACCGCGAGTCGGAGCCGGGCCGCGGCGAGCGGGGCTACGACGCCCTCTTCAAGCTCCGCCCCCTGCTGGACGTGGTGGAGAACACCATGTGGGACGCGTACACGCCCAACCGCTGCCTGACCATCGACACGTGCGCCATCGCCGTGAAGGGCCGCTTTTCCCCCACCCAGTACATGCCCTCCAAGCCCCTGAAGAAAGGCCTGAAGGTGTGGATGCTGTGCGACTCGCGCTCCGGCTACTGCCACAGGGCCCGGATCTACGTGGGCAAGCCCAGCGAAGAGGGGGCGGCCACGGCCCTGAGTCACCGCGTGGTGACCTCCCTGGTTCGGGGGCTGGAGGGCCAGAACCACCACATCTTCATGGACAGCTTCTTCACGTCGGTGCCCCTCCTGCAGAGGCTGCTTAGGGACGGCCTGTACGCCTGtggccccacccagccctcccgcCGCGGATACCCCGAGGTCCTCCGCCCCCGCAACGTCGGCAAGCTGGCGCCCGGCGAGTTCTACCAGTGCCAGCGTGGCAACCTGGTCGCCACGGTGACCCGGGACGCCAAGGTGCTCAGCTGCCTGTCAACCAACTCGGCACCGGGGATCGTGGGGATCAGCCCGGGGCGGCAGCAGAGGGACGGCGAGGGCGACAGCGTGGATTCGGCGGGAGGGGGCGAGGCGTCGTACGTGGCCAtcccccggcccctccccctgctgctgTACCAGGAGAACATGAGGGGCGTGGACCTGTGCGACCAGCTGAGGGAGTGCTACCAGGTGGGGCGGCCTTGCAAGAAGTGGTGGCGCTACTTCCTGTGGTTCTACGTCAACCTCTGCATCGTCAACGCCTACGTGGTGCTGCGGGAGAGCCGCGGGGGCGCGCCGCCGGCCGGCTTCAACGGGAAGCAGTTCACCCAGCGCCACTTCCGGGTGCGCCTGGCCCAGCAGCTCATCGGGGACTACCAGGGGGCCAGGGGCATGGAGCGGGCGGCGCGCAAACGCCACGCTGACTCGCCCATCGAGTACGGCCACCGGCTGGAGCGCATGTCGGAGCGCTCGCGCCGCTGCCGGAACTGTACCAATAAGGGACTGCGCCACGAGAGCGTTTTCGGATGCAAGATATGCAACGTGCACCTGTGTCGAGGGGGATGCTTCTCCGAGTTCCACAAATGA
- the LOC124486495 gene encoding arrestin domain-containing protein 3-like isoform X4, whose translation MFGGNIWLAIVAVIWKVEGRNGRDSITGRITVDLSKQIKIESVIFKSKGKTNVCWTEYYGQYSQFTYHAKEKYYSIEHTIQRGGTDDEAARLILVTMTIKQFQLDYDTVNSRGTFSAGDALSGRVTVKVSKVTKVQCFWIKIKGKAEVMWSDQDGQSPVLHCNKKRYFCFEQIILQERGGDGSEIIAPGKHVYPFTFQIPKTNMPSSFKGKWGQITYSLKAKLTRTIWMVYKVKKEFTFVSKSDLPITILGLKEPQRGTKMSFLPFGIVTMNVISEKMGFIQGEAFEVQVEVHNSSTRTVTPKIYLDEKQTFLAETKGNVHTNEIQLGACDPVPASSSLAVSRVLTIPSHLHPTVFNCSLIKVEYRLKVHHRGIHYTHRPSDTTPPGVCYS comes from the exons ATGTTTGGAGGGAACATTTGGTTAGCAATAGTAGCAGTAATCTGGAAAGTGGAAGGAAGAAATGGCAGAGATAGTATTACTGGGAGGATCACAGTGGACCTATCAAAACAAATTAAGATTGAGTCTGTCATCTTCAAATCTAAAGGAAAGACCAATGTCTGCTGGACTGAATATTATGGGCAATACAGTCAATTTACATACCACGCCAAGGAGAAATACTACAGCATTGAGCACACTATACAAAGAGGAGGAACCGATGATG AAGCAGCTCGTCTGATCCTGGTCACCATGACAATCAAACAGTTCCAGTTGGACTACGACACAGTGAACAGCCGAGGCACCTTCTCCGCTGGCGACGCACTCTCCGGACGGGTCACCGTGAAAGTTTCCAAAGTAACCAAAGTGCAGTGTTTTTGGATTAAGATCAAGGGCAAGGCTGAGGTCATGTGGTCTGATCAAGATGGCCAAAGTCCTGTTCTCCACTGCAACAAGAAGAGATATTTTTGTTTTGAGCAAATCATTTTGCAGGAAAGGGGTGGAGACG GCTCTGAGATCATAGCTCCTGGGAAACATGTTTACCCTTTCACCTTCCAGATTCCCAAAAC GAATATGCCCTCGTCCTTTAAGGGGAAATGGGGTCAAATCACATACAGTCTGAAAGCAAAGTTGACGCGGACTATTTGGATGGTGTACAAAGTCAAAAAAGAGTTTACCTTTGTCTCCAAATCAGACTTACCCATCACCATCCTAGGACTTAAG GAACCTCAGCGCGGAACAAAAATGTCTTTCCTTCCTTTTGGAATTGTCACAATGAATGTTATCTCTGAGAAAATGGGCTTCATTCAAG GTGAGGCGTTTGAAGTTCAGGTTGAGGTACACAACAGCTCAACGCGTACGGTCACCCCTAAAATCTACCTGGATGAAAAGCAGACCTTTCTAGCCGAGACCAAGGGCAACGTCCACACCAACGAGATCCAGTTAGGAGCGTGTGACCCtgtcccagcctcctccagcctcgctGTGTCCAGAGTCCTGAccatcccctctcacctccatcCCACCGTTTTCAACTGCTCCCTGATCAAGGTGGAGTACAGACTCAAGGTACATCATCGTGGGATACATTACACGCACAGGCCATCTGACACCACGCCACCTGGTGTCT GTTATTCTTGA
- the LOC124486495 gene encoding arrestin domain-containing protein 3-like isoform X3: MFGGNIWLAIVAVIWKVEGRNGRDSITGRITVDLSKQIKIESVIFKSKGKTNVCWTEYYGQYSQFTYHAKEKYYSIEHTIQRGGTDDEAARLILVTMTIKQFQLDYDTVNSRGTFSAGDALSGRVTVKVSKVTKVQCFWIKIKGKAEVMWSDQDGQSPVLHCNKKRYFCFEQIILQERGGDGSEIIAPGKHVYPFTFQIPKTNMPSSFKGKWGQITYSLKAKLTRTIWMVYKVKKEFTFVSKSDLPITILGLKEPQRGTKMSFLPFGIVTMNVISEKMGFIQGEAFEVQVEVHNSSTRTVTPKIYLDEKQTFLAETKGNVHTNEIQLGACDPVPASSSLAVSRVLTIPSHLHPTVFNCSLIKVEYRLKELMLHTLMVRYIFPLTGIDAASYEFSMNGIDCHLV, encoded by the exons ATGTTTGGAGGGAACATTTGGTTAGCAATAGTAGCAGTAATCTGGAAAGTGGAAGGAAGAAATGGCAGAGATAGTATTACTGGGAGGATCACAGTGGACCTATCAAAACAAATTAAGATTGAGTCTGTCATCTTCAAATCTAAAGGAAAGACCAATGTCTGCTGGACTGAATATTATGGGCAATACAGTCAATTTACATACCACGCCAAGGAGAAATACTACAGCATTGAGCACACTATACAAAGAGGAGGAACCGATGATG AAGCAGCTCGTCTGATCCTGGTCACCATGACAATCAAACAGTTCCAGTTGGACTACGACACAGTGAACAGCCGAGGCACCTTCTCCGCTGGCGACGCACTCTCCGGACGGGTCACCGTGAAAGTTTCCAAAGTAACCAAAGTGCAGTGTTTTTGGATTAAGATCAAGGGCAAGGCTGAGGTCATGTGGTCTGATCAAGATGGCCAAAGTCCTGTTCTCCACTGCAACAAGAAGAGATATTTTTGTTTTGAGCAAATCATTTTGCAGGAAAGGGGTGGAGACG GCTCTGAGATCATAGCTCCTGGGAAACATGTTTACCCTTTCACCTTCCAGATTCCCAAAAC GAATATGCCCTCGTCCTTTAAGGGGAAATGGGGTCAAATCACATACAGTCTGAAAGCAAAGTTGACGCGGACTATTTGGATGGTGTACAAAGTCAAAAAAGAGTTTACCTTTGTCTCCAAATCAGACTTACCCATCACCATCCTAGGACTTAAG GAACCTCAGCGCGGAACAAAAATGTCTTTCCTTCCTTTTGGAATTGTCACAATGAATGTTATCTCTGAGAAAATGGGCTTCATTCAAG GTGAGGCGTTTGAAGTTCAGGTTGAGGTACACAACAGCTCAACGCGTACGGTCACCCCTAAAATCTACCTGGATGAAAAGCAGACCTTTCTAGCCGAGACCAAGGGCAACGTCCACACCAACGAGATCCAGTTAGGAGCGTGTGACCCtgtcccagcctcctccagcctcgctGTGTCCAGAGTCCTGAccatcccctctcacctccatcCCACCGTTTTCAACTGCTCCCTGATCAAGGTGGAGTACAGACTCAAG GAATTGATGCTGCATACTTTGATGGTACGCTATATTTTTCCGTTGACGGGTATTGACGCAGCATCATATGAGTTTTCCATGAATGGAATTGACTGTCACCTGGTTTAG
- the LOC124486495 gene encoding arrestin domain-containing protein 3-like isoform X5, with product MTIKQFQLDYDTVNSRGTFSAGDALSGRVTVKVSKVTKVQCFWIKIKGKAEVMWSDQDGQSPVLHCNKKRYFCFEQIILQERGGDGSEIIAPGKHVYPFTFQIPKTNMPSSFKGKWGQITYSLKAKLTRTIWMVYKVKKEFTFVSKSDLPITILGLKEPQRGTKMSFLPFGIVTMNVISEKMGFIQGEAFEVQVEVHNSSTRTVTPKIYLDEKQTFLAETKGNVHTNEIQLGACDPVPASSSLAVSRVLTIPSHLHPTVFNCSLIKVEYRLKELMLHTLMVILDAPLAKNQEIVLPLVLFLNESKTPEAPKKKSRWSR from the exons ATGACAATCAAACAGTTCCAGTTGGACTACGACACAGTGAACAGCCGAGGCACCTTCTCCGCTGGCGACGCACTCTCCGGACGGGTCACCGTGAAAGTTTCCAAAGTAACCAAAGTGCAGTGTTTTTGGATTAAGATCAAGGGCAAGGCTGAGGTCATGTGGTCTGATCAAGATGGCCAAAGTCCTGTTCTCCACTGCAACAAGAAGAGATATTTTTGTTTTGAGCAAATCATTTTGCAGGAAAGGGGTGGAGACG GCTCTGAGATCATAGCTCCTGGGAAACATGTTTACCCTTTCACCTTCCAGATTCCCAAAAC GAATATGCCCTCGTCCTTTAAGGGGAAATGGGGTCAAATCACATACAGTCTGAAAGCAAAGTTGACGCGGACTATTTGGATGGTGTACAAAGTCAAAAAAGAGTTTACCTTTGTCTCCAAATCAGACTTACCCATCACCATCCTAGGACTTAAG GAACCTCAGCGCGGAACAAAAATGTCTTTCCTTCCTTTTGGAATTGTCACAATGAATGTTATCTCTGAGAAAATGGGCTTCATTCAAG GTGAGGCGTTTGAAGTTCAGGTTGAGGTACACAACAGCTCAACGCGTACGGTCACCCCTAAAATCTACCTGGATGAAAAGCAGACCTTTCTAGCCGAGACCAAGGGCAACGTCCACACCAACGAGATCCAGTTAGGAGCGTGTGACCCtgtcccagcctcctccagcctcgctGTGTCCAGAGTCCTGAccatcccctctcacctccatcCCACCGTTTTCAACTGCTCCCTGATCAAGGTGGAGTACAGACTCAAG GAATTGATGCTGCATACTTTGATG GTTATTCTTGATGCACCACTGGCCAAAAACCAGGAAATAGTACTACCATTGGTCCTTTTCCTAAATGAATCCAAAACACCAGAGGCACCTAAGAAGAAATCTAGATGGTCCAGATAA